A stretch of the Ptychodera flava strain L36383 chromosome 18, AS_Pfla_20210202, whole genome shotgun sequence genome encodes the following:
- the LOC139117463 gene encoding uncharacterized protein, with translation METTESRFDNYLRELSEKISLDDLRKLVALCGGLTPSITRKDRADILSRGNTYALLAKLREIGHISETKPVVLVQLLQKVSRPDLIDDLRVRYSLGFHRHVTAIDYDKALEERNRHQAKRRSRQGTTEIAQPIKAGESLEEKYPSQTTEIEFAIDGPRSKTHAVKAEKSLLESDIKIKTKRGRVMIVGQFGVGKTSLKRSLFKEEFNPRHDSTKGIDLVRFSIDISNFFEVADKTKISPTQIVMRKLLADEMRELLSPTEKMPEKPISNHDSNVPVKSEHDVPLRQIKHDDEEYPNVDDDVFQDENNGDDLGSLDLLSQLLFEDEDELKLLENLNVNQIGMDMESFCDFGLWDFAGQSVYYTTHQVFLDNKSIFILVADASRDLDEECPMDECESRGERQCWKKKMKYKDYLTFWLNSIHTCSKRSTETIVIDDQEYTTPLIILVATKKDKLNKDQQDEFVQEMRLYLAEECEEAFDAHVFQETFIIDNSKSGTDEEDPEIQRLRECLKVIADAPIFTTDVPVKWLRLELVLKALKDLNKHVVSISFFNHYATKLGITEKETSEILKYFHAIGIVYFFEDLLVLEAKWLTGILSRVILMKLGDFPIKHPKKKVERFLINLRRYGILHDELLDFILDERKRIKSAKSDMIEGSLTGISQICYLQKRCTAQKEKNKAVENNLAYDARQSVQEITSVSNEEAMCADSGDSRTTKGRQRVVELLKQFDLVYPLNRAAVSKSYIVPSLLQLDRLEVLPLGEEKSYHTLPLYYHFSGGFLPEGFYYRLVVRCLENWREEIDETTLRKNLKYHHARIPVSKRHRMTLTKIGSDVVMVMWYSTTERTFKPLHPKPDPAKCRDARIFVESAMNDIIETWMPSLRYDAKVRCSCEGHKKKYQDSDCEKWIGDNDFVYHDVKVEPPYQVKKCQSVPEMNLTKGIEQTRKYVGPNRVQCTEMPCMMDLQPVKTWFGVSSSVRLALKDFTERMPKLGVVAMSCVVIVFFWLFVLAIESVLIECEPISSSTGIAMLVQCIAIFLILICAFSLATWLCIFYSRNDDEYRTVRALFLVVLSMMFIYMSTFAKEISKMTEDCPHPEINDVPSNQTVT, from the exons ATGATTTACGGAAACTTGTGGCTCTGTGCGGTGGTCTTACACCCAGTATCACGAGGAAAGACAGAGCTGACATCCTGAGCCGAGGCAACACATATGCTTTGCTAGCAAAACTGAGAGAAATTGGGCATATCTCAGAAACAAAACCCGTGGTGCTTGTGCAACTTCTACAAAAAGTCAGCAGACCAGACTTGATCGATGATCTCAGAGTGAGGTATTCCCTAGGCTTTCACAGACACGTCACAGCCATTGACTATGACAAGGCGTTGGAGGAAAGAAATCGTCATCAAGCTAAACGAAGATCGCGCCAGGGTACGACAGAAATTGCTCAACCAATAAAAGCGGGTGAATCTCTTGAAGAAAAATATCCATCGCAAACAACGGAAATCG aatttgctATCGACGGGCCAAGAAGTAAAACCCACGCCGTCAAGGCCGAAAAAAGCCTTCTAGAGTCGGatattaaaatcaaaacaaaacgagGACGAGTGATGATTGTCGGCCAGTTTGGAGTCGGGAAAACGAGCCTTAAACGAAGTCTCTTCAAAGAGGAGTTTAATCCTAGACACGATTCTACAAAAGGCATAGACTTGGTTCGATTTTCTATCGATATCTCGAACTTTTTTGAAG TTGCTGACAAGACCAAAATTTCTCCAACGCAAATAGTCATGCGCAAGTTACTAGCAGATGAGATGCGAGAACTGTTGAGTCCAACGGAGAAGATGCCAGAAAAGCCGATTTCAAACCACGATTCAAACGTGCCTGTGAAATCGGAACATGATGTCCCTTTACGTCAAATCAAACATGATGATGAAGAATACCCTAATGTCGATGATGACGTCTTCCAAGATGAGAATAATGGCGACGATCTGGGGTCACTCGATTTGTTGTCACAGTTGCTATTCGAAGACGAGGATGAACTAAAACTTCTTGAAAACTTAAACGTCAATCAGATTGGAATGGACATGGAGTCGTTCTGTGATTTCGGTTTATGGGATTTTGCAGGACAAAGTGTCTACTATACAACTCACCAG GTGTTCCTGGATAACAAGTCGATATTCATCCTAGTTGCGGATGCGTCACGTGATCTGGACGAAGAGTGTCCAATGGACGAGTGTGAATCTAGGGGTGAACGCCAATGctggaaaaagaaaatgaaatataaag ATTACCTGACATTTTGGTTGAATTCAATACACACATGCAGTAAGAGATCAACGGAGACCATCGTAATTGATGACCAAGAATATACGACTCCTCTCATAATATTGGTTGCCACAAAGAAGGACAAATTAAACAAAGATCAACAG GATGAATTTGTCCAAGAGATGAGGTTGTATCTAGCTGAGGAATGTGAAGAGGCCTTCGACGCCCATGTATTCCAGGAAACCTTCATTATTGACAACAGCAAAAGTGGAACAGATGAAGAGGATCCTGAAATCCAGCGATTGAGAGAATGTTTAAAAGTGATCGCCGATGCACCAATATTCACAACAGATGTTCCCGTGAAATGGTTACGGTTAGAACTTGTCCTGAAGGCGCTGAAAGATCTAAACAAACACGTCGTTAGCATTTCCTTCTTCAACCACTACGCAACAAAACTTGGAATTACTGAAAAAGAAACATCAGAAATCTTGAAATATTTCCATGCAATCGGCATCGTCTATTTCTTTGAAGATTTGCTCGTTTTGGAAGCGAAATGGCTGACTGGCATTCTAAGTAGAGTGATATTGATGAAGCTGGGCGATTTTCCGATTAAACATCCAAAGAAGAAGGTGGAGCGTTTCCTTATAAACCTTAGAAGATACGGCATCTTGCATGATGAACTGTTGGATTTTATTTTGGATGAACGAAAACGAATCAAAAGCGCAAAATCCGACATGATCGAAGGCAGTCTTACGGGCATCTCACAAATTTGTTATCTTCAAAAAAGATGCACGGCACAGAAGGAGAAAAACAAAGCAGTTGAAAACAATCTTGCGTATGATGCTCGCCAGTCTGTTCAAGAAATCACTTCTGTATCAAACGAGGAAGCGATGTGTGCAGACAGCGGTGATTCGAGAACCACTAAGGGACGACAAAGAGTTGTTGAACTTCTGAAGCAGTTTGATCTTGTTTATCCTTTGAACCGTGCTGCCGTGTCGAAATCTTACATCGTACCTTCCTTACTTCAACTTGACAGATTAGAAGTGCTTCCTCTCGGAGAAGAGAAGAGTTACCACACCCTGCCTTTGTATTACCATTTCTCAGGTGGTTTTCTTCCAGAAGGGTTTTACTATCGACTTGTCGTTCGCTGTTTGGAAAATTGGCGCGAAGAGATCGACGAAACCACTCTCAGGAAAAACCTGAAATATCACCATGCTCGCATTCCCGTCAGTAAGCGACACAGAATGACACTGACAAAGATTGGCTCGGACGTTGTCATGGTGATGTGGTATTCCACAACGGAGCGAACATTTAAACCTCTTCATCCAAAACCAGACCCAGCGAAGTGCAGAGATGCTAGAATATTTGTGGAAAGCGCCATGAATGATATCATCGAAACGTGGATGCCGTCGTTAAG ATATGATGCCAAAGTTAGATGCAGCTGTGAAGGTCACAAGAAAAAATACCAAGACTCTGACTGTGAGAAATGGATCGGTGATAATGATTTCGTCTACCACGATGTCAAAGTAGAACCACCGTACCAAGTCAAGAAGTGTCAATCGGTTCCTGAAATGAATCTGACGAAAGGTATCGAACAAACCAGAAAGTACGTCGGACCCAACAGAGTTCAATGTACAGAGATGCCCTGTATGATGGATTTACAGCCAGTAAAGACTTGGTTTG GTGTTTCCAGCTCTGTCAGACTGGCATTGAAAGATTTTACTGAAAGGATGCCAAAGTTAGGT GTGGTTGCCATGTCGTGTGTAGTCATCGTCTTCTTCTGGTTGTTTGTTCTGGCAATAGAGTCAGTCTTGATTGAGTGCGAACCGATTTCATCTTCGACGGGTATTGCTATGTTGGTCCAGTGCATCGCGATATTTCTCATTCTCATCTGTGCATTCTCATTGGCTACTTGGCTGTGTATATTTTACAGCAGGAATGATGATGAATACCGAactgtgagggcgctcttccTTGTTGTGCTATCcatgatgttcatttacatgtCTACCTTCGCGAAAGAG ATCTCAAAGATGACAGAGGACTGTCCGCACCCAGAGATAAATGACGTGCCCAGCAATCAAACCGTGACCTAG
- the LOC139117722 gene encoding 15-hydroxyprostaglandin dehydrogenase [NAD(+)]-like, with protein MEFSGKVALVTGGAEGIGKGIVETLMAHGILGVAVLDINEEKGMETCKHFTSKYSDSKVEFFRCDVSEEESLKDTFFRAYQHFGRLDIVCNNAGIVDEYNWDRMLKTNLHAVIRGTYLAVELMGTKYGGNGGVVVNVSSIAGLLNQFSLCPVYCAAKYGVVGFTRSAAVSNMYARYQESCVE; from the exons ATGGAATTCTCTGGCAAAGTTGCCCTTGTGACTGGGGGAGCTGAAGGCATTGGGAAAGGAATTGTAGAAACTCTGATGGCCCATGGAATACTT GGCGTTGCTGTGCTAGATATCAATGAAGAAAAAGGAATGGAAACCTGTAagcattttacatcaaaatattccGACAGCAAAGTTGAATTTTTTCGTTGCGATGTTTCTGaagaggaaagtttgaaag ATACATTTTTCCGAGCATATCAACATTTTGGTCGTCTGGATATTGTATGCAACAATGCCGGAATAGTGGATGAATATAACTGGGACAGAATGTTAAAAACGAATCTG CATGCTGTTATACGCGGGACATATCTTGCCGTTGAACTGATGGGAACCAAATATGGAGGCAACGGTGGTGTTGTTGTAAATGTCTCTTCAATTGCAG gcttgctgaaccAATTTTCCCTTTGCCCTGTATATTGTGCAGCTAAGTATGGGGTCGTTGGCTTCACTCGTTCTGCTGCTGTAAGTAATATGTACGCCAGGTATCAAGAGTCTTGTGTTGAATGA
- the LOC139117855 gene encoding acid-sensing ion channel 1C-like: MTDFVVRTGHQAKHMILKCEYSGDECFYSNFSHVNTHHGNCYTFNKWEEGRGPLISKRAGAGNGLKLILDIELEEYTPSNDLDGDSMDAGLKILIHPTNEPPYVKELGFALTPGYHSFISMKKELITGLPVPYGECLKDGNIQYHDHYSLSACRIECETLAVQTECGCRLVEQPGDLPVCTASQTHHCAHQTLVDFVDGHLDVDCSCADPCTVEDYPHVITMAKLRPAFIEKMFHDTEHNMTEEYIQENVIVLSIFYEGLNLQTITQLPDTDVIVLVSQIGGNMGLCLGASILTILELLEFALDYIASKCKLLVSRYQKRRIIHVKPAVEVNEEKKEIRPTVVN; encoded by the exons ATGACAGATTTTGTCGTGCGGACGGGTCACCAAGCTAAACACATGATTCTTAAG TGTGAGTATAGCGGTGATGAGTGTTTCTATAGCAACTTTAGTCACGTGAACACGCACCATGGGAATTGCTACACTTTCAACAAGTGGGAAGAAGGAAGAGGGCCGCTTATATCGAAGCGGGCCGGGGCAG GCAATGGATTAAAATTGATTCTTGATATCGAATTAGAAGAATACACACCAAGCAATGACTTAGACGGAGATTCGATGGATGCTGGACTCAAGATTTTGATTCATCCAACAAATGAACCACCTTACGTGAAAGAGTTGGGTTTCGCCCTAACTCCAGGATATCACAGCTTTATATCAATGAAAAAGGAACTG ATTACAGGTTTACCAGTTCCCTATGGTGAGTGTTTGAAGGATGGCAATATACAATACCATGACCATTATTCTTTATCCGCTTGCCGTATTGAATGTGAAACATTAGCCGTACAGACAGAGTGTGGATGTCGATTGGTGGAACAACCTGGTGATTTGCCAGTTTGTACAGCTAGTCAAACTCATCACTGTGCCCATCAAACACTTG TTGACTTTGTAGATGGTCATCTAGACGTTGATTGTTCCTGCGCTGATCCATGCACTGTTGAGGATTACCCTCATGTGATCACCATGGCAAAGCTGAGACCTGCCttcattgaaaaaatgtttcatgATACAGAACACAATATGACTGAAGAATACATCCA AGAAAATGTTATTGTACTTTCTATCTTCTATGAAGGCCTTAATTTGCAGACAATCACCCAACTTCCAGACACTGATGTCATAGTACTTGTCA GTCAAATTGGTGGAAATATGGGTCTCTGTCTGGGTGCTAGTATCCTCACAATACTAGAGTTGTTAGAATTTGCATTGGATTACATTGCATCCAAATGCAAACTTCTTGTTTCTAGATATCAAAAGCGAAGAATTATACACGTAAAACCAGCGGTTGAGGTCaatgaagaaaagaaagaaatcagGCCCACTGTTGTAAATTAG